The DNA sequence GCTTGGATCTACAAGTGGGTTCATAATAGCTCTGAAGTTATTAAGTCAGGTGATGCTGTTGCGGTAAAACTTTTTGAAGAAAACAATAAGTCTGTGATGACTTCTTTTCCTCAATTAGCTACAGGTGATATTGATAATATTATCGCTTATACTTCTCAAGAAAAGCCTGCGGTTGCGGCTGGTACTCCTGGTTCTGCTGCGCCTCCGGGAACAAAAGTAGAAGGTGGTGGAATTTCTAATAACATTATTTTAGGTGCTCTTGCTCTTGTTATGGGTATTTTAGTTGTCATGTTGTTTATGGTAAACAAAGTATTGACTAAAGTTGCTAGTAATAATGGTATTGAAGTTGCTCCTAGAGAAGCAAGAACTCCAATTTGGAAAGCTTTTGCTAAAAACCAATTCTTGGTATTGGTTACTTCTATATTCTTGCTTTTGGCAAGTGGTTATTTTGTTTATGCTTTCTTAATGCAAGTGGGTGTTGATCAAAATTATGAGCCAATTCAGCCAATTCATTATTCTCATAAAATTCACGCAGGAGATAACGAGATCAATTGTAAATATTGTCACTCTGCTGCTCGTGTGAGTAAAAATGCTGGTATTCCTTCTTTGAATGTTTGTATGAACTGTCATAAAAATATCTCTGAAGTTGCTGAAACTACTGCTACTCCTGAGTACAGCAAAGCATTTTACGATGCTCAAATTCAAAAATTATACGATGCTGTTGGATGGGATAAAGCTAAACAAGCTTATACCGGAAAAACGCAGCCAGTAAAATGGGTTCGTATTCACAATCTTCCTGATTTTGTTTACTTTAATCACTCTCAACACGTTTCTGTTGCAGGGGTTGAATGTCAAACTTGTCACGGTCCAGTGCAGGAATTTGAAATCATGAAGCAATATTCTAAATTAACAATGGGATGGTGTATTGATTGCCATAGAAAAACTGATGTTAAGATGGAAGGAAATGCATATTATGATAAAATTCATGCTGAACTTTCTAAAAAATACGGTGTAGAAAAATTGACTGCAGCGCAAATGGGAGGTTTAGAATGCGGTAAATGCCACTATTAATCGAATTATTAAGATTTTAATATTTATATACAATGTCATCAAACAAAAAATACTGGAAAAGTGTTGAAGAACTAGAAAATAGTTCTATTGTTGAGGCGCTTAGAAATAACGAATTTGTTGAAGAGATTCCTACAGAAGAATTCTTAGGAAATGCAGATGCTTTAGCTCAATCTGGAACTTCACGTCGTGACTTTTTAAAGTACGTAGGGTTTAGTACTGCAGCCGTTACACTTGCTGCTTGCGAAGGTCCTGTTCACAAGTCTATCCCTTATGTGTTACAACCAGAACAAATCATTCCTGGTGTTGCTGATTATTATGCAACTACTGTTTTTGATGGTTTTGATTTTGCTAACTTATTAGTGAAAACTCGTGAAGGTCGTCCAATTAAAAT is a window from the uncultured Flavobacterium sp. genome containing:
- a CDS encoding c-type cytochrome, whose translation is MKKVGNHNSISRKLLLSLSLTLIFSLTSFAQDAAAAPAAPAAAAPAATSGGDPVKGKELFNANCAACHKLDAKSTGPALRGVAAKHEMAWIYKWVHNSSEVIKSGDAVAVKLFEENNKSVMTSFPQLATGDIDNIIAYTSQEKPAVAAGTPGSAAPPGTKVEGGGISNNIILGALALVMGILVVMLFMVNKVLTKVASNNGIEVAPREARTPIWKAFAKNQFLVLVTSIFLLLASGYFVYAFLMQVGVDQNYEPIQPIHYSHKIHAGDNEINCKYCHSAARVSKNAGIPSLNVCMNCHKNISEVAETTATPEYSKAFYDAQIQKLYDAVGWDKAKQAYTGKTQPVKWVRIHNLPDFVYFNHSQHVSVAGVECQTCHGPVQEFEIMKQYSKLTMGWCIDCHRKTDVKMEGNAYYDKIHAELSKKYGVEKLTAAQMGGLECGKCHY